Proteins encoded by one window of Centroberyx gerrardi isolate f3 chromosome 21, fCenGer3.hap1.cur.20231027, whole genome shotgun sequence:
- the jam2a gene encoding LOW QUALITY PROTEIN: junctional adhesion molecule 2A (The sequence of the model RefSeq protein was modified relative to this genomic sequence to represent the inferred CDS: deleted 2 bases in 2 codons) yields MNYWRVVNKYEKKPEARDLPPGPSREDETQPELWIMERTLLYLPIVILLMQCSPSVPVTVSSNRHKVEVREFSDAVLSCMFRTERDQNPRIEWKKKGKDVSFVYYDGQFRGPFEGRASIDGATVTLRRVTQKDAGEYRCEISAPLDSVSLGETNVTLKVLVPPQTPSCEIPSSAVTGSVVQLRCRDQQSIPPATYSWYKDKQPISPPRHANATYQINAHTGVLEFKAVAKEDTGQYSCLASNGVGPSKMCEGNRMTIEDINVAAVAAAVVVVCLVVAICGCGGYLLHRNGFLSTGHRGRSFWISQCHGAAHISSQTLHRTEDMSNVNYIPPPQEPQDFKHTQSFML; encoded by the exons ATGAATTATTGGAGAGTTGTGAACAAGTACGAGAAGAAACCTGAGGCTCGCGATCTGCCTCCG GGTCCTTCCAGGGAAGACGAGACTCAGCCG GAGTTGTGGATAATGGAGAGGACGCTCCTGTATCTTCCCATTGTTATTTTACTGATGCAAT GTTCCCCCTCTGTTCCTGTTACTGTGTCGAGCAACAGACACAAGGTGGAGGTGCGCGAGTTTTCAG ATGCGGTGCTGTCCTGCATGTTCcgcacagagagagaccagaaccCGCGCATCGAGTggaagaagaaggggaaagaCGTTTCCTTTGTTTACTATGACGGACAATTCAGAG GTCCCTTTGAAGGGCGGGCGTCCATCGACGGGGCGACGGTGACGCTGCGCAGGGTGACCCAGAAGGACGCGGGGGAGTACCGCTGTGAGATCAGCGCTCCCCTCGACTCGGTCAGCCTGGGAGAGACCAACGTCACGCTCAAAGTCCTGG tGCCCCCACAAACCCCGTCGTGTGAAATCCCCAGTTCGGCGGTGACGGGCTCAGTGGTGCAGCTGCGCTGTAGGGACCAGCAGAGCATCCCCCCCGCCACGTACTCCTGGTACAAGGACAAACAGCCCATCAGCCCCCCGCGCCACGCCAACGCCACCTATCAAATCAACGCACACACCGGAGtgctg GAGTTTAAGGCGGTAGCCAAAGAGGACACCGGTCAGTACAGCTGTCTGGCCTCTAACGGGGTGGGACCGTCCAAGATGTGTGAGGGCAACCGCATGACGATAG AGGACATTAATGTCGCGGCCgtggcggcggcggtggtggtggtttgTCTGGTCGTCGCCATCTGTGGATGTGGGGGATACCTCTTGCACCGGAACGGGTTCTT ATCAACAGGGCACAGAGGAAG GTCATTTTGGATCTCCCAGTGTCATGGTGCAGCCCACATCAGCAGCCAAACCCTGCACAGAACTGAGGACAT GTCCAATGTCAACTACATCCCTCCGCCCCAAGAA CCCCAGGATTTCAAACACACCCAGTCTTTCATGCTCTGA